AGCAGCAATTAGAAGAGCTGGTTGAACAGGGCGGCAGCAGCAAGTGACAGCCAAATGGTATATTTATTCCCAACTGATAACATAATGGAGCTATAGATTTTATTCATAGCTCGGAGGATACACTTGTGGATGAGGTGAGTTTTGGGTTAATTGCCTTAAAAATTGTTATCGGATTTATCAGCTTATTTATCGTGCTTGCCATTACGGGAAGAATTGGGGTATCTCAATTAACCTCGATTCATTTTGTGTTTATTTTACTATTGGACGATTTTTTAGGTCATATCATCTATGAAAAGAATGAGAACATCCTCGAATACTTATTTGCTGTCAGCTTATGGACGCTTTTCATGCTTGGTATCCAGACGGTTTCGCGGAAATTTCCGAGGCTGAGGCAATTTCTGCAGGGAAGGCCATATAGCATCATCCAGAATGGCCAGCTGGACCGGGAGGAAATCAGAAAAGCGAGATTAGATGTCAATCAAGTCATGAGCCTATTGAGGAAGCAAGGCATCTTTTCAGTGCGAGAAGTCGAATTTGGCTTATTGGAGCCTGATGGAATGTTAAGTGTGGCGTTAAAGGCCAGCCATCGAAATCCAACGATGGAGGATTTAAATCTATCTGGCAAAAAAATTACGCTGCCAATTCCGCTCATTATAGATGGGAAAATAATGAGAAAATCCTTGTACGAGGCCGGATTTGATGAAGATTGGATGTATCAGGAGCTGAAAAAAAGCGGGCACGGAGATGAGAAAGAGATATTTTATGCTGAATGGGATCAAAATAGCGGTTTTTATGTGTCCGCTAAATAATGGTTAATGGGAAGGTTAAGGAGTGGATCGCCTTCCCCATCAAAAAGTAAGTGATTGGGCATTCAATAGAATTCTAGGTTAAGAGCAATGATTTTAATCTCCTTGCTTTAATAGGATTGGTCAATGAGATAAAAA
This genomic stretch from Pradoshia eiseniae harbors:
- a CDS encoding DUF421 domain-containing protein, yielding MDEVSFGLIALKIVIGFISLFIVLAITGRIGVSQLTSIHFVFILLLDDFLGHIIYEKNENILEYLFAVSLWTLFMLGIQTVSRKFPRLRQFLQGRPYSIIQNGQLDREEIRKARLDVNQVMSLLRKQGIFSVREVEFGLLEPDGMLSVALKASHRNPTMEDLNLSGKKITLPIPLIIDGKIMRKSLYEAGFDEDWMYQELKKSGHGDEKEIFYAEWDQNSGFYVSAK